In Streptomyces asoensis, a single genomic region encodes these proteins:
- a CDS encoding DUF4365 domain-containing protein has protein sequence MAIAQPERSGLLPEREGLHRGTLATTACMETLQVAYLHAVAAAAGCSLSQPFPDNGIDWHVSHSAPQHTVDDEVTIKVQLKATYQIRPEPPGRFFSFTLDNDHLRKLARSPVSVHKILVVMLVPRSQDQWLRAGHDRLDLRHCCYWVNLAGHPITGRTRTTVRIPTTRIFDDRALCEIMTRVGTGGRP, from the coding sequence ATGGCGATAGCGCAGCCCGAGCGGAGCGGGCTGCTGCCCGAACGCGAGGGGCTTCATCGCGGCACGCTCGCCACCACCGCCTGCATGGAGACACTCCAGGTCGCCTATCTGCACGCCGTCGCGGCGGCGGCGGGCTGCTCGCTGTCCCAGCCGTTCCCGGACAACGGCATCGACTGGCACGTCAGCCACAGCGCACCGCAGCACACCGTCGACGACGAGGTCACCATCAAGGTGCAGCTCAAGGCGACCTACCAGATCCGGCCCGAGCCGCCGGGCCGCTTCTTCTCCTTCACGCTCGACAACGACCACCTGCGCAAGCTCGCCCGCAGCCCGGTGTCGGTGCACAAGATCCTCGTCGTGATGCTCGTACCGAGGTCCCAGGACCAGTGGCTGCGGGCCGGCCACGACCGCCTCGACCTGCGGCACTGCTGCTACTGGGTCAATCTCGCCGGCCACCCGATCACGGGCCGGACCCGGACCACCGTGCGGATACCGACCACACGCATCTTCGACGACCGGGCGCTGTGCGAGATCATGACGCGGGTCGGGACGGGAGGCAGACCGTGA